In Emticicia oligotrophica DSM 17448, a genomic segment contains:
- a CDS encoding NUDIX hydrolase yields MDKYPHSTRILVALDCIVFGFDGEALKLLLIKRNFEPEKGKWSLMGGFLEGNEDLEVAANRILYDLTGLQDIYFEEIKTFGKVDRDPVERTISICFFALINIHAHNQDSAKAQNAYWIDLKNRPNLIFDHNQMVDLALEQLRYKAALHPIGFELLPEKFTIPQLQKLYEAIYDTPLDRRNFSRKILSTNLLIDTGEKNQNSATKKAILYQLDKDKYQRQFNAFHYFISDSMR; encoded by the coding sequence ATGGATAAGTACCCTCATTCAACTCGAATACTTGTAGCTCTTGATTGTATAGTTTTTGGCTTTGATGGTGAAGCCCTTAAACTCTTATTAATTAAAAGAAATTTTGAACCAGAAAAAGGTAAATGGTCTTTAATGGGTGGTTTTTTAGAAGGAAATGAAGACCTTGAAGTTGCCGCTAATCGCATATTATACGATTTGACAGGTTTACAAGATATTTATTTTGAAGAAATTAAGACTTTCGGAAAAGTTGATAGAGACCCAGTTGAGCGTACAATTTCAATTTGTTTTTTTGCCTTAATCAATATCCACGCTCATAATCAAGATTCTGCCAAAGCACAAAACGCTTATTGGATTGATTTAAAAAATAGACCAAACCTTATTTTTGACCATAACCAAATGGTCGATTTAGCTTTAGAACAATTACGTTATAAAGCGGCCCTGCACCCTATTGGATTTGAACTTTTACCCGAAAAATTTACCATTCCACAACTTCAGAAATTATACGAAGCTATTTATGATACCCCACTTGATAGAAGAAATTTTAGCCGAAAAATTCTTTCTACTAACCTTCTGATTGATACTGGTGAAAAAAATCAGAATTCAGCTACAAAAAAGGCAATTCTCTACCAGCTCGACAAAGATAAATATCAAAGACAGTTTAATGCCTTCCATTATTTTATCTCCGATTCAATGAGATAA
- a CDS encoding alpha-N-arabinofuranosidase, giving the protein MKKIILSILTGCFTLTLSAQTKITLNTDLAKTKINKHIYGHFAEHLGRCIYGGMYVGEGNTKIPNTAGVRNDVIQALKELKVPNLRWPGGCFADAYQWKDGIGPKDKRPKMVNMWWGGVTEDNSFGTHDFLDLCERIGAEPYLAGNVGSGTVKDLSDWVSYVNHPGGSPMAELRKQNGRQNPWNVKLWGVGNEAWGCGGNMTAEYYSNIYRQYATFMSDSKDAKLYKIASGASDGQYDWTETLMKNIPHHMMDGVALHHYSVLSWKETKGPAVGFTETQYFKTMDEAWKMDEFIKGHSTIMDKYDPQKKIALIVDEWGGWYDVEQGTNPGFLYQQNTMRDAVIAGLTLNIFNNHAERVRGANLAQIVNVLQAVILTNEEKMLLTPTYHVMKMYNVHQDAMLVPMNIESPNYEFNGKKLTAVSSSASKDASGNLNISLTNIDYTKSHEVTINLRGEDFSKVSGKILASSKIDDHNSFEQPNKIAIKDFSGVKFEKGVLKLTIPAFSVIVLNLSK; this is encoded by the coding sequence GTGAAAAAAATAATTCTATCAATCTTAACAGGCTGCTTTACTTTAACTTTATCAGCCCAAACCAAAATCACGCTAAATACTGATTTGGCTAAAACAAAAATTAATAAACATATCTATGGACATTTTGCCGAACACCTTGGTCGTTGTATCTACGGTGGAATGTATGTAGGCGAAGGAAATACAAAAATTCCAAATACTGCTGGTGTTAGAAATGATGTAATTCAAGCACTTAAAGAATTGAAAGTGCCAAATTTGCGTTGGCCGGGTGGTTGTTTTGCGGATGCCTATCAATGGAAAGATGGTATTGGGCCAAAAGATAAGCGTCCTAAAATGGTTAATATGTGGTGGGGAGGAGTTACAGAAGATAATAGCTTCGGTACACATGATTTTCTTGACCTTTGCGAAAGAATTGGAGCAGAACCATATTTGGCTGGAAATGTAGGAAGTGGCACTGTAAAAGACTTATCAGATTGGGTTTCGTATGTAAATCATCCAGGAGGTAGTCCAATGGCAGAACTTCGTAAACAAAATGGTCGCCAAAACCCATGGAATGTAAAACTTTGGGGCGTTGGAAATGAAGCGTGGGGGTGTGGAGGTAATATGACGGCAGAATACTATTCAAATATTTACCGTCAATATGCCACTTTTATGTCTGACTCAAAAGATGCCAAACTTTATAAAATTGCCTCTGGTGCAAGTGATGGCCAATATGATTGGACAGAAACACTAATGAAAAATATCCCTCATCACATGATGGATGGGGTGGCTCTACACCATTATTCTGTTTTGAGTTGGAAAGAGACTAAAGGCCCTGCCGTTGGCTTTACTGAAACTCAATATTTCAAAACGATGGATGAAGCTTGGAAAATGGACGAGTTCATCAAAGGACACAGCACCATCATGGATAAATATGACCCACAAAAGAAAATTGCATTAATAGTTGATGAGTGGGGCGGTTGGTATGATGTTGAACAAGGTACAAACCCAGGTTTCCTCTATCAACAAAATACCATGCGTGATGCGGTGATTGCTGGTCTAACACTCAATATTTTTAATAATCATGCAGAACGTGTACGTGGAGCAAACTTGGCACAAATTGTAAATGTTTTACAGGCGGTCATTTTGACTAACGAAGAAAAAATGTTACTGACGCCAACCTATCATGTGATGAAAATGTATAATGTGCATCAAGATGCAATGCTCGTACCAATGAATATCGAATCGCCAAATTACGAATTTAATGGTAAAAAATTAACGGCAGTTTCATCTTCGGCTTCTAAAGATGCATCAGGAAATTTGAATATTTCTTTGACAAACATTGATTATACGAAATCGCATGAAGTAACAATTAATTTAAGAGGTGAAGATTTTTCTAAAGTTTCAGGCAAAATATTAGCTTCTTCTAAAATTGATGACCACAATAGCTTTGAACAACCTAATAAAATAGCAATCAAAGATTTTAGTGGCGTAAAATTTGAAAAAGGAGTTTTAAAACTAACCATTCCTGCTTTTTCAGTGATTGTGTTAAATCTTTCAAAGTAA
- a CDS encoding alpha/beta hydrolase-fold protein gives MKNIFFAIFTLSLITIQTFAQTSEKEMPKGYENAKNGIAKGKIDTVQYASKTVGSTRKTLVYTPPNYDKKKKYPVFYLLHGIGGDHLEWFKGANPQNILDNLYSEGKIQPMIVVMPNGRAMKDDRAIGNIFDKDKVEAFATFEKDLLNDLIPFIEKNYSTLTDRENRAIAGLSMGGGQSLNFGLGNLDKFAWVGGFSSAPNTKVPKELLPNPEEAKKKLKLLFISCGDADGLITFSKRTHDYLYENDVPHIYYLEAGGHDFKVWKNGLYMFSQFLFKPTNPSTFTKYSVLGTPAASNIRNAKYPQILPDNRVIFKVKAPEAQKVQIDLGKKYDMVKDTSGFWNVTTDSISRGFHYYSLLIDGVAVADPASETFYGMSRMASGIEIPYREGGFYALKDVPHGDIRIKKYFSKVTNSWREVYVYAPPGYDNSTEKYPALYLLHGGGEDQRGWATQGKTDLILDNLIAENKAKPMLIVMVDGNFYGNGGGVAGFGMQQLNQFENELKNAVIPFIESNYRVLNDTKNRALAGLSMGGLQTLHAGVRNSDLFSYLGVFSSGWWANNTKLSDPQYEFMKINKDKINTNIKEFWISQGGKEDIAHANCQIMMKKFDEMGIKYKYSEYAGGHTWPVWRHDLYLFSQLLFK, from the coding sequence ATGAAAAATATATTTTTCGCAATATTTACCCTTTCCTTGATAACGATTCAAACTTTTGCCCAAACTTCAGAGAAAGAAATGCCTAAAGGTTATGAGAACGCAAAAAATGGCATTGCGAAGGGCAAAATTGATACGGTTCAGTATGCTTCCAAGACCGTTGGAAGTACTCGTAAAACATTAGTTTATACGCCTCCAAACTATGATAAAAAGAAAAAATATCCAGTTTTTTATTTACTTCATGGCATAGGCGGAGACCATCTCGAATGGTTTAAAGGAGCAAATCCTCAAAATATTTTGGATAACCTGTATTCAGAAGGAAAAATCCAACCCATGATAGTGGTCATGCCTAATGGACGTGCAATGAAAGATGACCGTGCTATTGGAAATATTTTTGATAAAGATAAAGTGGAAGCTTTCGCAACCTTTGAAAAAGATTTATTGAATGACTTAATTCCGTTTATTGAAAAAAACTATTCAACCTTAACTGACCGAGAAAACCGTGCCATTGCAGGCTTATCAATGGGAGGGGGTCAATCATTGAATTTTGGTTTAGGAAACTTAGATAAATTTGCTTGGGTAGGTGGTTTTTCTTCGGCACCAAATACAAAAGTTCCTAAAGAATTATTACCGAATCCTGAAGAAGCTAAGAAAAAATTAAAGCTGCTGTTTATTTCGTGTGGTGATGCAGATGGATTAATTACATTTAGTAAGCGTACCCACGACTATTTATATGAAAATGATGTACCTCATATTTATTATTTGGAAGCAGGTGGACATGATTTTAAGGTTTGGAAAAATGGTCTTTATATGTTTTCGCAATTTTTGTTTAAACCCACGAATCCAAGTACGTTTACTAAATATTCGGTGTTAGGTACTCCTGCTGCAAGTAATATTCGGAATGCCAAGTACCCCCAGATTTTGCCAGATAATCGGGTAATTTTTAAAGTGAAAGCTCCAGAGGCACAAAAAGTACAAATTGATTTGGGCAAAAAATATGACATGGTAAAAGATACTAGCGGTTTTTGGAATGTAACCACTGATTCAATTAGTCGAGGATTTCATTATTATTCACTTTTAATTGATGGTGTAGCAGTAGCCGATCCAGCCAGCGAAACTTTCTATGGTATGAGTAGAATGGCAAGTGGAATTGAAATTCCTTATAGAGAAGGTGGGTTTTATGCTCTAAAAGATGTTCCTCACGGTGATATTCGCATCAAAAAGTATTTTTCTAAAGTCACCAATTCTTGGCGTGAGGTGTATGTTTATGCCCCTCCGGGTTATGATAATTCTACTGAAAAATATCCAGCTTTATATTTATTACATGGAGGTGGTGAAGACCAAAGAGGTTGGGCTACACAAGGAAAAACCGATTTGATTTTAGATAATTTAATCGCTGAAAACAAAGCAAAACCCATGCTTATCGTAATGGTTGATGGTAATTTCTATGGTAATGGCGGTGGAGTTGCTGGATTTGGCATGCAACAATTAAATCAGTTTGAAAATGAGTTAAAAAATGCAGTCATTCCTTTTATAGAATCCAATTATAGAGTTTTGAATGATACTAAAAATCGTGCATTAGCAGGGCTTTCAATGGGTGGCTTACAAACACTACATGCAGGCGTTCGTAATTCTGATTTATTCAGTTATTTGGGCGTTTTTAGCTCTGGATGGTGGGCAAATAATACTAAACTTTCCGACCCACAGTATGAATTTATGAAAATCAATAAGGATAAAATAAATACTAATATCAAAGAGTTTTGGATTTCACAGGGTGGTAAAGAAGATATTGCTCATGCAAATTGCCAAATTATGATGAAGAAATTCGATGAAATGGGAATAAAATACAAGTATAGCGAATATGCTGGTGGCCATACATGGCCAGTTTGGCGACATGACTTATATTTATTTTCACAATTATTATTTAAGTAA